One stretch of Streptomyces sp. MMBL 11-1 DNA includes these proteins:
- a CDS encoding GuaB3 family IMP dehydrogenase-related protein — protein sequence MTEIEIGRGKRGRRAYAFDDIAVVPSRRTRDPKEVSIAWQIDAYRFELPFLAAPMDSVVSPQHAIRIGELGGLGVLNLEGLWTRHADPQPLLDEIAGMPVESATRRLQEIYSAPIQEELIGQRIKEVRDSGVVTAAALSPQRTAQFSKAVVDAGVDIFVIRGTTVSAEHVSGAAEPLNLKQFIYELDVPVIVGGCATYTAALHLMRTGAAGVLVGFGGGAAHTTRNVFGIQVPMATAVADVAGARRDYMDESGGRYVHVIADGGVGWSGDLPKAIACGADAVMMGSPLARATDAPGRGRHWGMEAVHEDVPRGKLVDLGSVGTTEEVLTGPSHTPDGSMNIFGALRRAMATTGYSDLKEFQRVEVTVADSQHRR from the coding sequence GTGACTGAGATCGAGATCGGGCGCGGCAAGCGCGGCCGCCGGGCTTACGCATTCGACGACATCGCTGTCGTTCCGAGCCGCCGCACCCGGGACCCGAAGGAGGTCTCGATCGCCTGGCAGATCGACGCCTACCGCTTCGAGCTGCCGTTCCTGGCCGCTCCCATGGACTCCGTGGTCTCCCCGCAGCACGCCATCCGGATCGGCGAGCTCGGCGGTCTGGGCGTGCTGAACCTGGAAGGCCTGTGGACCCGGCACGCCGACCCGCAGCCGCTGCTGGACGAGATCGCCGGGATGCCGGTCGAGTCCGCGACCCGCCGGCTCCAGGAGATCTACTCCGCCCCCATCCAGGAGGAGCTGATCGGGCAGCGCATCAAGGAGGTGCGCGACTCCGGCGTCGTCACCGCCGCCGCGCTCTCCCCGCAGCGCACCGCCCAGTTCTCCAAGGCGGTCGTCGACGCGGGCGTCGACATCTTCGTCATCCGCGGCACGACGGTCTCCGCCGAGCACGTCTCGGGCGCGGCCGAGCCGCTGAACCTGAAGCAGTTCATCTACGAGCTGGACGTCCCGGTCATCGTCGGCGGCTGCGCCACGTACACCGCCGCCCTGCACCTGATGCGGACCGGCGCGGCCGGTGTCCTCGTCGGCTTCGGCGGCGGCGCGGCGCACACCACGCGCAACGTCTTCGGCATCCAGGTCCCGATGGCCACCGCCGTCGCGGATGTCGCCGGGGCCCGCCGCGACTACATGGACGAGTCCGGCGGCCGGTACGTGCACGTCATCGCCGACGGCGGCGTCGGCTGGTCCGGCGACCTGCCGAAGGCGATCGCCTGCGGTGCGGACGCCGTGATGATGGGCTCCCCGCTGGCCCGCGCCACCGACGCGCCGGGCCGTGGCCGCCACTGGGGCATGGAGGCCGTCCACGAGGACGTGCCGCGCGGCAAGCTGGTCGACCTCGGCTCGGTCGGGACGACGGAGGAGGTCCTCACCGGGCCTTCGCACACCCCGGACGGCTCGATGAACATCTTCGGCGCCCTGCGTCGCGCGATGGCCACCACCGGCTACAGCGACCTCAAGGAGTTCCAGCGCGTCGAGGTGACGGTGGCGGACTCGCAGCACCGCCGCTGA
- a CDS encoding nucleotide sugar dehydrogenase: MPADLAVIGLGHLGLPLARAAVTAGIDTVGYDPDPRPYAELGAGRSPVEGTLTASEIRRMLSGGFRPTTDAAELGRVRTAVICSPTPLGPDRGIDLTALRDAARALAARLRPHTTVLLESAVPPGTTENVLRPLLEEGSGLVAGRDFHLACSPSRLDPGNRTHVLANTPKVIGGLTPACTESAAAFYGRLTDKVVRARGPREAEMTKVLETNFRHVNIALVNEMAVLCHDLGVDLWDVIRCAETKPFGFQPFRPGPGVGGHGVPVDPGFPPHSPRTPGHPLRMVSLAQEINDRMPSYVIQRCATLLNEHGKSVRGARVLLLGVTYKPDSADQEAAPAREIATRLMDMGAQIGYHDPHVLDWRVRERPVPRADSLYEAAAAADLTVLLQQHRTYDLQGLAVKAQLLLDTRGATPAGAAHRL; this comes from the coding sequence ATGCCCGCAGACCTCGCCGTCATCGGACTCGGTCACCTCGGCCTGCCCCTCGCCCGGGCCGCCGTGACCGCCGGGATCGACACCGTCGGCTACGACCCCGACCCACGCCCCTACGCGGAACTCGGAGCGGGCCGCAGCCCCGTGGAGGGCACCCTCACCGCGTCCGAGATCCGCCGCATGCTCTCCGGCGGCTTCCGGCCCACCACCGACGCCGCCGAGCTGGGCCGGGTCCGCACCGCCGTGATCTGCTCCCCCACCCCGCTCGGCCCCGACCGGGGCATCGACCTCACCGCGCTCCGCGACGCCGCCCGCGCGCTGGCGGCCCGGCTGCGCCCGCACACCACCGTGCTGCTGGAGTCCGCCGTGCCGCCCGGCACCACCGAGAACGTCCTGCGCCCCCTGCTGGAGGAGGGCTCGGGGCTCGTCGCCGGACGGGATTTCCACCTCGCCTGCTCGCCGAGCCGGCTCGACCCCGGCAACCGCACCCACGTCCTGGCCAACACCCCCAAGGTCATCGGCGGCCTCACCCCCGCCTGCACCGAGTCGGCCGCCGCCTTCTACGGACGGCTCACCGACAAGGTCGTCCGGGCCCGCGGACCGCGCGAGGCGGAGATGACGAAGGTGCTGGAGACCAACTTCCGGCACGTCAACATCGCCCTGGTCAACGAGATGGCGGTGCTCTGCCACGACCTCGGCGTCGACCTCTGGGATGTCATCCGGTGCGCCGAGACCAAGCCGTTCGGCTTCCAGCCCTTCCGGCCGGGGCCCGGCGTCGGCGGACACGGGGTCCCGGTGGACCCGGGCTTCCCGCCCCACAGCCCCCGCACCCCCGGGCACCCGCTGCGGATGGTCTCGCTGGCGCAGGAGATCAACGACCGGATGCCCAGTTACGTCATCCAGCGCTGCGCCACCCTCCTGAACGAGCACGGCAAGTCCGTCCGCGGCGCGCGCGTCCTGCTGCTCGGCGTCACCTACAAGCCGGACAGCGCCGACCAGGAGGCCGCCCCCGCCCGCGAGATCGCGACCCGGCTGATGGACATGGGCGCCCAGATCGGCTACCACGACCCGCACGTCCTGGACTGGCGGGTACGCGAACGCCCGGTCCCGCGCGCCGACTCGCTGTACGAGGCGGCGGCAGCGGCCGACCTGACCGTCCTGCTCCAGCAGCACCGCACCTACGACCTCCAGGGCCTCGCGGTCAAGGCCCAACTGCTCCTGGACACCCGGGGGGCCACTCCAGCGGGAGCCGCGCACCGACTCTGA
- the guaB gene encoding IMP dehydrogenase: protein MTANVDGVPEKFATLGLTYDDVLLLPGASEVLPNAVDTSSLISRNVRVNIPLLSAAMDKVTEARMAIAMARQGGVGVLHRNLSVEDQVNQVDLVKRSESGMVTDPITVHPDATLGEADALCAKFRISGVPVTDPAGKLLGIVTNRDMAFESDRSRQVREVMTPMPLVTGRVGISGVEAMELLRRHKIEKLPLVDEAGILKGLITVKDFKKAEQYPNAAKDAEGRLLVGAAVGASPEALERAQALASAGVDFLIVDTSHGHNSNALAWMAKIKSSVGVDVIGGNVATRDGAQALIDAGVDGVKVGVGPGSICTTRVVAGIGVPQVTAIYEAALAARAAGVPVIGDGGLQYSGDIGKALAAGADSVMLGSLLAGCEESPGELMFINGKQFKSYRGMGSLGAMQSRGQGRSYSKDRYFQAEVSSDDKLVPEGIEGQVPYRGPLANVLHQLVGGLRQTMGYVGAASVDQMESKGRFVRITSAGLKESHPHDIQMTVEAPNYSRK, encoded by the coding sequence ATGACTGCAAACGTCGACGGAGTGCCCGAGAAGTTCGCGACGCTCGGGCTGACCTACGACGACGTGCTGCTGCTGCCCGGCGCGTCCGAGGTCCTGCCCAACGCGGTCGACACCTCGTCGCTCATCTCGCGCAACGTACGGGTGAACATCCCCCTGCTGTCGGCCGCCATGGACAAGGTGACCGAGGCCCGGATGGCGATCGCCATGGCCCGTCAGGGCGGCGTCGGCGTGCTGCACCGCAATCTCTCGGTCGAGGACCAGGTCAACCAGGTCGACCTGGTCAAGCGCTCCGAGTCGGGCATGGTCACCGACCCGATCACCGTGCACCCCGACGCCACGCTCGGCGAGGCGGACGCGCTCTGCGCGAAGTTCCGCATCAGCGGCGTGCCGGTCACCGACCCGGCGGGCAAGCTCCTCGGCATCGTCACCAACCGCGACATGGCCTTCGAGTCGGACCGGTCGCGCCAGGTGCGCGAGGTCATGACGCCGATGCCGCTCGTCACCGGGCGGGTCGGGATCTCCGGCGTGGAGGCGATGGAGCTGCTGCGCCGCCACAAGATCGAGAAGCTGCCGCTGGTCGACGAGGCGGGCATCCTCAAGGGCCTCATCACGGTCAAGGACTTCAAGAAGGCCGAGCAGTACCCGAACGCCGCCAAGGACGCCGAAGGCCGCCTGTTGGTCGGCGCGGCCGTCGGCGCCAGCCCCGAGGCTCTGGAGCGCGCGCAGGCGCTCGCGTCCGCCGGGGTCGACTTCCTGATCGTCGACACCTCGCACGGACACAACAGCAACGCCCTCGCCTGGATGGCGAAGATCAAGTCGAGCGTCGGCGTCGACGTCATCGGCGGCAACGTCGCCACCCGCGACGGCGCCCAGGCGCTGATCGACGCCGGTGTCGACGGCGTGAAGGTCGGCGTCGGACCCGGCTCGATCTGCACCACCCGTGTGGTCGCCGGCATCGGCGTCCCGCAGGTCACCGCGATCTACGAGGCCGCCCTCGCCGCCCGTGCCGCGGGCGTCCCGGTGATCGGCGACGGCGGCCTCCAGTACAGCGGCGACATCGGCAAGGCGCTGGCCGCCGGCGCGGACAGCGTGATGCTGGGCAGCCTCCTCGCGGGCTGCGAGGAGTCCCCGGGCGAGCTGATGTTCATCAACGGCAAGCAGTTCAAGTCGTACCGCGGCATGGGTTCGCTCGGCGCGATGCAGTCGCGCGGGCAGGGCCGGTCCTACTCCAAGGACCGCTACTTCCAGGCCGAGGTCTCCTCGGACGACAAGCTCGTCCCCGAGGGCATCGAGGGCCAGGTGCCCTACCGCGGCCCGCTGGCCAACGTCCTCCACCAGCTCGTCGGCGGCCTCCGCCAGACCATGGGCTACGTCGGCGCCGCGTCCGTCGACCAGATGGAGAGCAAGGGCCGGTTCGTCCGGATCACCTCGGCGGGTCTCAAGGAGAGCCACCCGCACGACATCCAGATGACGGTGGAAGCACCGAACTACAGCAGGAAGTAA
- a CDS encoding response regulator transcription factor yields the protein MTSVLVCDDSPLAREALRRAVATVPGVERVTTAANGEEVLRRWGADRSDLILMDVRMPGLGGVETVRRLLSADPGARIIMLTVAEDLDGVALAVAAGARGYLHKDASRAELRATVTQALADPTWRLAPRRLRSAEMGAAPTLTAREIQVLEGMSHGRSNAEIGRELFLSEDTVKTHARRLFKKLGASDRAHAVALGFRWGLVR from the coding sequence ATGACATCCGTCCTCGTCTGCGACGACTCCCCGCTTGCCCGAGAAGCGCTCCGTCGCGCGGTGGCCACCGTGCCCGGCGTCGAACGCGTGACGACCGCGGCCAACGGCGAGGAAGTCCTCCGCCGCTGGGGTGCCGATCGTTCGGATCTGATTCTGATGGACGTACGCATGCCCGGCCTGGGAGGTGTGGAGACCGTCCGGCGGCTGCTCTCCGCCGACCCGGGGGCCCGGATCATCATGCTGACCGTCGCCGAGGACCTGGACGGCGTCGCGCTCGCGGTCGCCGCCGGGGCCCGCGGCTATCTGCACAAGGACGCCTCGCGCGCCGAACTGCGGGCCACCGTCACCCAGGCGCTGGCCGACCCGACGTGGCGGCTGGCCCCGCGCCGACTGCGTTCCGCCGAGATGGGGGCGGCCCCCACGCTCACCGCGCGGGAGATCCAGGTCCTCGAAGGCATGAGTCACGGCCGCTCCAACGCGGAGATCGGCCGTGAGCTTTTTCTCTCCGAGGACACGGTCAAGACCCACGCCCGGCGCCTGTTCAAGAAGCTCGGGGCCTCGGACCGCGCCCATGCGGTGGCCCTCGGATTCCGCTGGGGCCTGGTCCGCTGA
- a CDS encoding sigma-70 family RNA polymerase sigma factor has protein sequence MRDDETTVIGALVHRAVDGDAQATHDLLAHVHPLALRYCRSRLNRLPGDARHFVEDLAQEVCVAVLMALPRYKDTGRPFEAFVFAIAGHKVADLQRAAMRHPGSTAVPSDEMPERPDDSLGPEERALLSSDAAWAKKLLANLPDNQRELLVLRVAVGLTAEETGQMLGMSPGAVRVAQHRALSRLRALAEQ, from the coding sequence ATGCGCGATGACGAAACCACGGTGATCGGTGCCCTCGTGCACCGGGCCGTCGACGGCGACGCGCAGGCCACCCATGATCTGCTGGCCCACGTCCATCCCCTCGCCCTGCGCTACTGCCGCTCCCGGCTGAACCGCCTCCCCGGTGACGCTCGCCACTTCGTGGAGGACCTGGCGCAGGAGGTCTGCGTGGCGGTGCTGATGGCGCTGCCGCGCTACAAGGACACCGGAAGACCCTTCGAAGCCTTCGTCTTCGCGATCGCCGGGCACAAGGTCGCCGACCTCCAGCGTGCCGCGATGCGCCACCCGGGGTCGACCGCCGTCCCCTCCGACGAGATGCCGGAGAGGCCCGACGACTCCCTCGGCCCGGAGGAACGCGCCCTGCTCAGCAGCGACGCCGCCTGGGCCAAGAAGCTCCTCGCCAACCTCCCGGACAACCAGCGCGAGCTGCTGGTCCTGCGTGTCGCGGTCGGGCTGACGGCGGAGGAGACCGGTCAGATGCTCGGGATGTCCCCGGGTGCGGTCCGGGTCGCCCAGCACCGCGCGCTCAGCAGGCTCCGGGCGCTCGCCGAGCAGTAG